A single region of the Candidatus Methanomethylicota archaeon genome encodes:
- a CDS encoding MoaD/ThiS family protein — MKVKIEVFATLRELIGKESLEIENVNSVRELIEYLIEMFGIKIREILMEGDKSKEFVKILVNGKDIRALKGMETELKDGDIISIFPPVAGG; from the coding sequence ATGAAAGTTAAAATTGAAGTTTTTGCTACATTAAGAGAATTGATAGGCAAAGAATCATTAGAAATAGAAAATGTAAATAGTGTTAGAGAATTAATTGAATACTTAATAGAAATGTTTGGAATAAAAATCAGGGAGATTTTAATGGAAGGTGATAAAAGTAAAGAATTTGTAAAAATTTTAGTAAATGGAAAGGATATAAGAGCTCTTAAAGGAATGGAAACTGAATTAAAAGATGGGGATATAATTTCTATATTTCCACCAGTAGCTGGTGGTTAA
- a CDS encoding FumA C-terminus/TtdB family hydratase beta subunit, translated as MRILHMSTILNEDDVKKLRIGDIVFLTGTILTMRDMAHVRALKILRNGEKLPFDLKDRVIYHCGPLIKNNKVISAGPTTSMRMESLEGELIAITGIRAIIGKGGMGENTRRALKEYGAVYMEFPGGAGALAAKAILNIKGVYWKDLGEPEAVWILEVKNFGPCFVTMDSQGNVLSYF; from the coding sequence ATGAGAATATTACATATGAGCACAATATTAAATGAAGATGATGTTAAGAAACTTAGAATTGGAGATATTGTTTTTCTTACAGGAACTATATTAACTATGCGTGACATGGCACATGTTAGAGCTCTAAAAATTTTAAGAAATGGAGAAAAATTGCCATTTGATTTAAAGGATAGAGTAATATATCATTGTGGACCACTTATTAAAAATAATAAAGTAATATCAGCTGGACCTACAACAAGTATGAGAATGGAATCTTTAGAAGGAGAACTTATAGCAATAACAGGAATAAGAGCAATTATAGGTAAAGGGGGGATGGGAGAAAATACAAGAAGAGCATTAAAGGAATATGGTGCTGTTTATATGGAATTTCCTGGTGGAGCAGGAGCATTAGCAGCAAAAGCAATTTTAAATATAAAAGGAGTTTATTGGAAAGATCTTGGAGAGCCTGAAGCTGTATGGATATTAGAAGTTAAAAATTTTGGACCTTGTTTTGTAACTATGGATTCTCAAGGAAATGTACTTAGTTATTTTTGA
- a CDS encoding class I SAM-dependent methyltransferase — MEDKMQIIKMYNATAHLYNMRYEDEQKLKISFILNKIRPKEDEIILDIGCGTGILFKMTNCKNIIGIDISINMLKEAKKGKKADLILADGEFLPIRSESVDIVISTTVLNLVKNKENFLNEAMRCLKKGGRFCISILKKEKPLILENTEIYESETMKDIFIFGKK, encoded by the coding sequence ATGGAAGATAAAATGCAAATAATTAAAATGTATAATGCTACAGCACATTTGTATAATATGAGATATGAGGATGAACAAAAATTAAAAATCAGTTTTATACTAAATAAAATAAGGCCAAAAGAAGATGAAATAATATTAGATATAGGTTGTGGAACAGGAATTTTATTTAAAATGACAAATTGTAAAAATATAATAGGAATAGATATTTCAATAAATATGTTAAAAGAAGCTAAAAAAGGAAAAAAGGCCGATTTAATATTAGCTGATGGAGAATTCTTACCAATAAGGAGTGAAAGTGTGGATATTGTAATAAGTACTACTGTACTTAATCTTGTAAAAAATAAAGAAAACTTTTTAAATGAAGCAATGAGGTGTTTAAAAAAAGGTGGAAGATTTTGTATTAGTATTTTGAAAAAAGAAAAACCCTTAATATTAGAGAATACAGAAATTTATGAATCTGAAACTATGAAGGATATTTTCATATTTGGTAAAAAGTAA
- a CDS encoding ArsR family transcriptional regulator, translated as MTEEIKNSKIEDNTLIVKGEENIVNVAMALSSPTRLQILKFVREKEVDMQEIAELIKQSKANASAQIRILENAGLIKTIYKPGIRGVKKICTTNVKEIKFLLQ; from the coding sequence ATGACAGAAGAAATTAAAAATAGTAAAATAGAAGATAATACATTAATAGTAAAGGGAGAAGAAAATATTGTAAATGTTGCAATGGCATTATCTTCTCCCACAAGACTACAAATATTGAAATTTGTTAGAGAAAAAGAAGTGGATATGCAAGAAATTGCAGAATTAATAAAACAAAGCAAGGCAAATGCAAGTGCACAAATAAGGATACTTGAAAATGCAGGATTAATAAAAACTATATACAAACCTGGAATAAGAGGAGTTAAAAAAATCTGTACTACAAATGTAAAAGAAATTAAATTTTTACTTCAATAA
- a CDS encoding fumarate hydratase translates to MNVDEIVEAIRDLECNLPKDVEEKLLKAKEVEEGLSKMVIEAILENVRYARENNIPMCQDTGILEFFITSQERFFEIKNLIIEGIKKATKEVPLRKNTVNPFTRENQGENLGRFHPIIYFEDCEKDIKIDILAKGAGSENVSYLSMLDPANGIEDIKRVVIQAVKNAGRKPCPPIIVGVGVGGTMEKAAYFAKKALLRPLNLENPDPDLRLLEKELLEEINKLRIGPMGFGGKTTALGVLIEWGHCHTASLPVAVNIQCWALRRKTILFR, encoded by the coding sequence ATGAACGTAGATGAAATTGTAGAAGCTATAAGAGATTTAGAATGTAATCTACCAAAAGATGTAGAAGAGAAATTGTTAAAAGCAAAGGAAGTAGAAGAAGGCTTAAGTAAAATGGTAATAGAGGCAATTTTAGAAAATGTAAGATATGCTAGAGAAAATAATATTCCTATGTGCCAAGATACAGGAATACTTGAATTTTTTATAACTTCTCAAGAAAGATTCTTTGAAATAAAAAATTTAATAATTGAAGGTATTAAAAAAGCTACTAAGGAAGTACCTTTAAGAAAAAATACAGTAAATCCTTTTACAAGAGAGAATCAAGGAGAGAATTTAGGAAGATTCCATCCAATTATATATTTTGAAGATTGTGAGAAAGATATTAAAATAGACATACTAGCAAAAGGTGCAGGATCTGAGAATGTAAGTTATTTAAGTATGCTTGATCCAGCTAATGGAATTGAAGATATCAAGAGAGTAGTCATTCAAGCTGTTAAAAATGCTGGAAGAAAACCTTGTCCTCCAATAATAGTTGGAGTAGGAGTAGGAGGTACAATGGAAAAAGCTGCTTATTTTGCTAAAAAAGCATTATTAAGACCACTTAATTTAGAAAATCCAGATCCAGATTTAAGATTATTAGAAAAAGAATTATTGGAAGAAATAAATAAGCTTAGAATAGGGCCAATGGGCTTTGGAGGGAAAACAACTGCATTAGGAGTTTTGATAGAGTGGGGGCATTGTCATACTGCAAGTTTACCAGTAGCAGTAAATATACAATGTTGGGCTTTAAGAAGAAAAACTATTCTTTTTAGGTGA
- the sufC gene encoding Fe-S cluster assembly ATPase SufC translates to MLLEVQNLHVSVEGREVLKGINLKLNKGEVIAIMGHNASGKTTLANTLIGLPQYIINKGKILFEGIDITYKPIHERVKVGIAMAFQTPPSIRGLKLGDMIALAGGINPWKSKDYREFVINILKKVDLDPSYIDRDLNVGFSGGERKRSELAQIFAMKPKLMILDEIDSGVDIDSLKILGNSIKEYIENNNCSSIIITHHRYILQYIKPERIYIMSNGKIVLSGKFEELISKIETLGYEKLIKEVLGNG, encoded by the coding sequence TTGTTACTTGAAGTGCAAAATCTTCATGTTTCTGTTGAAGGAAGGGAAGTATTAAAAGGGATTAATTTAAAATTGAATAAAGGAGAAGTTATAGCAATTATGGGACATAATGCTTCTGGAAAAACAACATTAGCGAATACATTAATTGGATTACCACAATATATAATAAATAAAGGTAAGATTTTATTTGAAGGTATAGATATTACATATAAACCAATTCATGAAAGAGTAAAAGTAGGAATTGCTATGGCTTTTCAAACTCCTCCTTCAATACGTGGATTAAAACTTGGAGATATGATCGCTCTTGCTGGAGGCATTAATCCTTGGAAATCTAAGGATTATAGAGAATTTGTAATAAATATATTAAAAAAAGTTGATTTAGATCCTAGTTACATAGATAGAGATTTAAACGTTGGTTTTTCTGGAGGAGAGAGAAAAAGAAGCGAACTTGCACAAATATTTGCTATGAAGCCAAAGTTAATGATTCTTGATGAAATAGATAGTGGAGTGGATATAGATTCTTTAAAGATTTTAGGTAATAGTATAAAAGAGTATATTGAAAATAATAATTGTAGTTCAATTATAATTACACATCATAGATATATTCTTCAATATATAAAGCCAGAGAGGATTTATATTATGTCAAATGGAAAAATTGTCTTAAGTGGAAAATTTGAAGAACTTATTTCAAAAATAGAAACTTTAGGTTATGAAAAATTAATAAAAGAGGTTCTTGGAAATGGTTGA
- a CDS encoding ribonucleoprotein has protein sequence MPSETFKLLNKAINTQILVKLKDGHEYIGNLVKFDQTMNLVLTDAMETIDDGSPLAKYGKILVRGSNILYIVTSFSEGKTKSSKQ, from the coding sequence ATGCCAAGTGAAACATTCAAACTACTCAATAAAGCGATAAATACTCAAATTTTAGTTAAATTAAAAGATGGACATGAATACATAGGAAATTTAGTAAAATTTGATCAAACAATGAACTTAGTTTTAACAGACGCGATGGAAACAATAGATGATGGAAGTCCTTTAGCAAAATATGGAAAAATTTTGGTTAGAGGGAGCAATATCCTCTATATAGTAACATCCTTTTCTGAAGGAAAAACAAAATCATCAAAACAGTAA
- a CDS encoding methionine adenosyltransferase encodes MKRNIIIESINVQPIEEQLVEFVERKGVGHPDYMADGISEEFSLNLCKFYKERFGQILHHNVDKVLIVGGQTNVRFGGGEVLLPIYILVSGRATTEVLINNKQECVPIGRIAIESAKNWIKKNFRFLNPETHVIVDYRIGKGSVDLVANYEFRDRIKCANDTSFGVAYAPLDNLEKIVYETERFINSEYLKKKLPETGEDVKVMGLRTGREIKLIIAVAMISQFISDLDSYFSVKEDLKEEIENYLVKKYDLPIEVIINSADRAEVGSIYLTVTGTSAEMGDDGETGRGNRSNGLITPSRPMSLEATAGKNPASHVGKIYNVLANIIANKIAELKGVKEVYVKIVSQIGRPIDDPYMANVQLVLEKGFSLNNEIKYEIETIVNQEFNKIENIIEGILERKFMLF; translated from the coding sequence TTGAAAAGAAATATCATTATTGAGAGTATAAATGTACAACCTATAGAAGAACAGCTTGTAGAATTTGTTGAAAGAAAAGGCGTAGGTCATCCAGATTATATGGCAGATGGAATTTCAGAAGAATTTAGTTTGAATCTTTGTAAATTTTATAAAGAAAGATTTGGTCAAATTCTTCATCATAATGTAGATAAAGTACTTATAGTTGGAGGACAAACAAATGTTAGATTTGGTGGTGGAGAGGTACTATTACCAATATATATATTAGTATCTGGAAGAGCAACAACAGAAGTTTTAATAAATAATAAGCAAGAATGTGTTCCAATAGGAAGAATTGCAATTGAGTCTGCAAAAAATTGGATAAAGAAAAACTTTAGATTTCTTAATCCTGAAACTCATGTCATAGTAGATTATAGAATTGGAAAAGGTTCTGTAGATTTAGTAGCAAATTATGAATTTAGAGATAGGATAAAATGTGCAAATGATACATCCTTTGGTGTAGCATATGCTCCATTAGATAATTTAGAAAAAATTGTTTATGAAACTGAGAGATTTATAAATTCAGAATACTTGAAGAAAAAACTTCCAGAAACTGGAGAAGATGTTAAAGTAATGGGGTTGCGTACAGGAAGGGAAATAAAGTTAATAATAGCAGTAGCCATGATTTCTCAATTTATAAGTGACCTTGATTCCTATTTCTCAGTAAAAGAAGATCTTAAAGAAGAAATTGAAAATTATTTAGTTAAAAAGTATGATTTACCTATTGAAGTTATTATAAATAGTGCAGATAGAGCTGAAGTAGGAAGTATTTATCTTACAGTTACTGGAACTTCTGCAGAGATGGGAGATGATGGAGAAACAGGTAGAGGTAATAGAAGTAATGGATTAATTACTCCATCAAGACCTATGTCACTTGAGGCTACAGCAGGGAAAAATCCAGCAAGTCATGTTGGTAAAATATATAATGTATTAGCAAATATTATTGCTAATAAGATTGCTGAATTAAAAGGTGTTAAGGAAGTTTATGTAAAAATTGTAAGCCAAATAGGCAGACCTATAGACGATCCATATATGGCTAATGTACAATTAGTATTAGAAAAAGGATTTTCATTAAATAATGAAATTAAATATGAAATAGAAACAATTGTAAATCAAGAATTCAATAAAATTGAAAATATAATAGAAGGAATATTAGAAAGAAAATTCATGCTTTTTTAA
- a CDS encoding CTP synthase, translating into MSKFIFVTGGVLSSVGKGILAASIGKMLQVRGYKVSIVKIDPYVNVDAGTMNPYMHGEVFVTEDGGETDLDLGHYERFLDINLSKLNNITTGQIYSSVIEKERKGEYLGRCVQIIPHITDEIKERLRLIVKLTNVEVLIVEIGGTVGDIESLPFFEAVRQMRLEEGYNNTLFIHIALVPILDVTNEQKSKPFQHSVQELRRIGIQPDILVARCRVQIEESIKKKISLFGSVPYNAIFTSYNVDNIYSLPLELDKQGMGDYIINRLMLNNKLPNWDEWKTIVSSFYNMKEFVRIAMCGKYTKLKDSYISIIEALKHAGAKLGISPELEWIETTKFEEDPSSINLKDYDGIVVLPGFGARGTEGKILAIEYARVNKIPFLGICYGFQLAVVEFARNVLGYKNAHTTEVDPNTPYPVVDLLPEQKNLKNLGGSMRLGAYKIILKEGTMVSKLYGSNVISERHRHRYEVNQKYLKDFEEAGMIISGISYDGKSIEFIELKDHPFFLGTQSHPEFKSRPGKPSPPFLGFLDACIKYKKLLK; encoded by the coding sequence TTGAGTAAATTCATATTTGTTACTGGTGGGGTTTTAAGTAGTGTAGGAAAGGGTATTCTTGCTGCTTCAATTGGAAAAATGCTCCAAGTTAGAGGATATAAAGTATCTATTGTTAAAATAGATCCTTATGTAAATGTAGATGCAGGTACAATGAATCCATATATGCATGGTGAAGTATTTGTAACTGAAGATGGAGGAGAAACAGATTTAGATTTAGGACATTATGAAAGATTTCTTGATATAAATTTATCAAAATTAAACAATATTACTACAGGTCAAATATACTCTTCAGTTATTGAAAAAGAAAGAAAAGGTGAATATCTTGGAAGATGTGTACAAATAATTCCACATATAACTGATGAAATTAAGGAAAGGTTGAGATTAATTGTTAAACTTACAAATGTAGAAGTTTTAATTGTTGAAATAGGTGGTACAGTTGGAGATATAGAGAGCTTACCTTTTTTTGAAGCTGTAAGACAAATGAGGCTTGAAGAAGGTTATAATAACACTCTTTTTATTCATATTGCCTTAGTACCGATTCTTGATGTAACTAATGAGCAAAAGAGTAAACCTTTTCAACATAGTGTACAAGAGTTAAGAAGAATAGGCATACAACCTGATATACTTGTTGCAAGATGTAGAGTTCAAATTGAAGAATCTATTAAGAAAAAAATTTCACTTTTTGGTAGTGTTCCTTACAATGCTATTTTTACATCATATAATGTTGATAATATCTATAGTCTTCCATTAGAGCTTGATAAACAAGGTATGGGTGATTATATAATTAATAGATTAATGTTAAATAATAAATTACCTAATTGGGATGAATGGAAAACCATAGTTTCATCTTTTTATAATATGAAAGAATTTGTTAGAATAGCTATGTGTGGAAAATATACAAAACTTAAAGACTCTTATATTAGTATAATAGAAGCATTAAAACATGCAGGAGCAAAACTTGGAATAAGTCCTGAATTAGAATGGATTGAGACTACAAAATTTGAAGAAGATCCTTCTTCAATTAATCTCAAAGATTATGATGGTATAGTTGTCCTACCTGGCTTTGGAGCAAGGGGGACTGAAGGAAAAATACTTGCAATAGAATATGCAAGAGTAAATAAAATTCCATTTTTAGGAATATGTTATGGTTTTCAATTAGCAGTGGTTGAATTTGCAAGAAATGTTTTAGGATATAAAAATGCCCATACTACTGAAGTTGATCCAAATACTCCTTATCCAGTAGTTGATTTATTACCAGAACAGAAAAATCTTAAAAATTTAGGTGGAAGTATGCGATTAGGAGCTTATAAGATTATATTAAAAGAAGGTACAATGGTAAGTAAATTATATGGTTCTAATGTAATATCTGAAAGACATCGTCATAGATATGAAGTAAATCAAAAATACTTGAAAGATTTTGAAGAAGCAGGAATGATAATAAGTGGAATATCATATGATGGAAAAAGTATAGAATTTATAGAATTAAAGGATCATCCATTTTTCTTAGGAACACAATCTCATCCTGAATTTAAGTCAAGACCAGGTAAGCCTTCTCCTCCATTTCTTGGATTTTTAGATGCTTGTATTAAATATAAAAAATTATTGAAGTAA
- the albA gene encoding DNA-binding protein Alba: MAEAPKETKSQEKPSIPKNVVLVGKKPLMSYVMAALMQLTDSGTITIKARGRAISRAVDVAQILANRFIGNDAIKSVKIDTETLGDPPRNVSVIEITLVGKPLKK; encoded by the coding sequence ATGGCAGAAGCTCCGAAAGAAACAAAATCACAAGAAAAACCCTCTATACCTAAAAATGTTGTATTAGTTGGGAAAAAACCATTAATGAGTTATGTAATGGCTGCATTAATGCAATTAACTGATAGTGGAACTATTACCATAAAAGCTAGAGGAAGAGCAATATCAAGAGCAGTAGACGTAGCTCAAATATTGGCTAATAGATTTATTGGCAATGATGCAATAAAGTCTGTAAAAATTGATACAGAGACTCTTGGAGATCCACCAAGAAATGTTTCTGTAATTGAAATAACTTTAGTTGGAAAGCCATTGAAGAAATAG
- a CDS encoding DUF561 domain-containing protein, which translates to MLELGLEPLYHGPKIQVAIDERYLKDALPIAEAAYRGGADIIEAGTPLIKSEGLRVVKEFRRVCPNSIIVADLKTFDTGWLETELAAENGADIVTVMGATDDYTIKDAVGAARKYGLKVMVDLMNLKDPIARAIEVEKLGVDYVCLHVGISAQTREREIDQKLSLIERLVNSVKIPVAVAGGIKIEVVPLLIKAGAKILIVGGAITKSANPEEATRIFVNTTRSIWSKYQK; encoded by the coding sequence GTGTTAGAATTGGGTTTAGAGCCACTTTATCATGGTCCAAAAATTCAAGTTGCAATAGATGAAAGATATTTAAAAGACGCTCTTCCTATAGCAGAAGCTGCATATCGTGGTGGAGCAGACATAATTGAAGCTGGCACTCCTTTAATAAAATCAGAAGGTCTTAGAGTAGTAAAAGAATTCAGAAGAGTATGTCCAAATTCTATTATTGTAGCTGATTTAAAAACATTTGATACTGGATGGTTAGAAACAGAATTAGCTGCAGAAAATGGTGCTGATATAGTAACTGTTATGGGTGCTACAGATGATTATACTATAAAAGATGCTGTAGGTGCTGCAAGAAAATATGGGTTAAAAGTAATGGTTGATTTAATGAATTTAAAAGATCCAATAGCAAGGGCGATAGAAGTTGAAAAACTTGGTGTAGATTATGTATGTTTACATGTTGGAATTAGTGCTCAAACAAGAGAACGTGAAATTGATCAAAAACTTTCCTTAATAGAGAGATTGGTTAATTCAGTTAAAATACCAGTAGCTGTTGCTGGTGGAATAAAAATTGAAGTGGTTCCTTTATTAATAAAAGCTGGAGCAAAAATATTGATAGTTGGAGGGGCTATTACTAAATCTGCAAATCCAGAAGAAGCTACTAGAATTTTTGTCAATACTACGAGATCTATATGGAGTAAATATCAAAAATAA
- a CDS encoding DUF460 domain-containing protein, giving the protein MQAYHNVLGIDRLPSYNNYAAVIVNDSNIIFKKECITKNELLEIAQQFKVDAIAIDNIYELGSENEIKAFMSYLHNADLIQVTGSPIHGFKPLSLIAKELGLSKGNKLSPLKSAEVCAMAAIIGHGYVVKFYDPETKIIISRRRKFGPGGMSSERYKRSIEGAILNLTKTIEAKLKYKGIDYDLSFRRGNFGIDGSTFIIYAPRNQLSGIVRPLRTSSLNVRIIPIFSKSFDFIPLGLSINLHKKRYLIIGIDPGTVCGIAILDLNGRILHLSSGRNMTRGQITRIIISLGRALIFASDVNPPPFMITKLAASHNALIFYPENSLKVEEKTELVEKVISEQNIKVKNSHQFDALAAALKAFLFYKNKLEQCVSHVKELGIQVDLEEVKALVIRGMSIRDAIMASKVPKVEKPIKIKRQKSEKERIEILKNKLELIKFERDNLLNKVKELESKIEELEEELRFKKIETKSIDKSEIDRRISSYVSEISKLRFELEKEKNEKQLLNSYLMLLATGEYIAFRKTSNLKEAITSQNMVVKQIDAIDEEIRKILLKSPPKFIIVQESPIKDIFDFNIPIILLSELKYLEYNDIILINSSSFYNALEVARKRLEDYQKEKTKKIISLFNEYKLERIKELKKA; this is encoded by the coding sequence ATGCAAGCTTATCATAATGTATTAGGTATTGATAGATTACCATCTTATAATAATTATGCAGCAGTAATAGTTAATGATTCAAATATTATATTTAAGAAAGAATGTATTACTAAAAATGAACTACTTGAAATAGCTCAACAATTTAAAGTAGATGCTATTGCTATTGATAATATATATGAACTTGGTTCAGAAAATGAAATAAAAGCATTCATGAGTTATTTACATAATGCTGATTTAATTCAAGTAACTGGATCACCTATACATGGCTTTAAACCACTTTCATTAATTGCTAAAGAATTAGGGTTATCTAAAGGCAATAAATTATCTCCATTAAAATCTGCAGAAGTATGTGCAATGGCTGCAATAATTGGTCATGGTTATGTTGTAAAATTTTATGATCCTGAAACTAAGATAATAATTTCACGAAGGAGAAAATTTGGGCCTGGTGGAATGAGTTCTGAAAGATACAAAAGAAGTATTGAAGGTGCTATACTAAATTTAACTAAAACTATTGAAGCTAAATTAAAATATAAAGGTATTGATTATGATCTTTCATTTAGAAGAGGAAATTTTGGAATTGATGGTTCTACATTTATAATTTATGCTCCAAGAAATCAATTATCTGGCATTGTTCGTCCATTACGTACATCAAGTTTAAATGTAAGAATAATTCCAATTTTTTCAAAATCTTTTGACTTTATTCCATTAGGTTTATCAATTAATTTACATAAGAAAAGATATTTGATTATTGGTATAGATCCTGGAACTGTATGTGGAATAGCAATTCTTGATCTAAATGGAAGAATTTTGCATTTATCAAGTGGAAGAAATATGACGAGAGGACAAATAACTAGAATTATAATTTCCTTAGGAAGAGCATTAATTTTTGCATCCGATGTTAATCCTCCTCCATTTATGATAACAAAATTAGCTGCATCTCATAATGCTTTAATATTTTATCCTGAAAATTCTCTTAAAGTAGAAGAAAAAACAGAATTAGTAGAAAAAGTAATTTCAGAGCAAAATATAAAAGTAAAAAATTCACATCAATTTGATGCTCTTGCAGCAGCTTTAAAAGCTTTTTTATTTTATAAAAATAAATTAGAACAGTGTGTATCTCATGTGAAAGAATTGGGCATTCAAGTGGATCTTGAAGAAGTTAAAGCATTAGTAATAAGAGGTATGAGTATAAGGGATGCTATAATGGCATCAAAGGTTCCCAAAGTAGAAAAACCAATAAAAATAAAAAGACAAAAATCTGAAAAAGAGCGTATTGAAATTCTTAAAAATAAGCTAGAATTAATAAAATTTGAACGTGATAATTTACTTAATAAAGTAAAAGAACTTGAGTCTAAAATTGAAGAGCTTGAAGAAGAATTAAGATTTAAAAAAATAGAGACCAAGTCCATAGATAAAAGTGAGATTGATCGAAGAATAAGTTCTTATGTTTCTGAGATTAGCAAACTTAGATTTGAATTAGAAAAAGAAAAGAATGAAAAACAACTTCTTAATTCATATTTAATGTTATTAGCAACAGGAGAATATATTGCATTTAGGAAAACTTCAAATTTAAAAGAAGCCATAACATCACAAAACATGGTTGTAAAACAAATTGATGCTATTGATGAAGAAATAAGAAAAATACTTCTGAAATCACCTCCAAAATTTATTATTGTTCAAGAATCTCCAATTAAGGATATATTTGATTTCAATATTCCTATTATATTATTAAGTGAATTAAAATATTTGGAATATAATGATATTATTTTAATAAATTCTTCTTCATTTTATAATGCTTTAGAAGTTGCTAGGAAAAGATTAGAGGATTATCAAAAAGAAAAAACTAAGAAAATAATAAGTCTATTTAATGAGTATAAATTAGAAAGAATTAAAGAACTTAAAAAAGCATGA
- a CDS encoding diphthine--ammonia ligase — MRITVLYSGGKDSNLALYYLIVNGYEIDSLLTIIPKKFDSWMFHKPNVELAKIQAQCMNLNWKYLEVSGEKDVELQELKDFLSSIRNIDGIATGVITSKYQKEKIIEICESLGLRYIFPLWGKPELFLLNEIISLNFEVYFTSVSAEGLGKEWLGRKLDFESIKLLMKIKEKYGINLSGEGGEYETFVCDSPLFKMKIKILESETIWKRNYGYWIIKKYSLLPKI; from the coding sequence ATGCGTATAACAGTTTTATATTCTGGTGGAAAAGATAGTAATCTTGCTCTATACTATCTTATAGTTAATGGTTATGAAATAGACTCTTTATTGACTATAATACCAAAAAAATTTGATTCTTGGATGTTTCATAAGCCTAATGTAGAATTGGCAAAAATTCAAGCACAATGTATGAATCTTAATTGGAAATATTTAGAAGTATCTGGTGAAAAAGATGTAGAATTACAAGAACTTAAGGACTTTTTATCATCTATAAGAAATATTGATGGTATTGCTACAGGAGTTATTACAAGTAAATATCAAAAAGAAAAAATAATAGAAATATGCGAGAGTTTGGGACTTAGATATATATTTCCATTATGGGGTAAGCCTGAACTTTTTCTTTTAAATGAAATTATATCATTAAACTTTGAAGTTTATTTCACTTCTGTTTCTGCTGAAGGACTTGGAAAAGAATGGCTAGGTAGAAAATTAGACTTTGAAAGTATAAAACTTTTAATGAAAATAAAAGAAAAATATGGAATAAATTTATCAGGTGAAGGGGGAGAGTATGAAACTTTTGTTTGTGACTCTCCATTATTTAAAATGAAAATAAAAATTTTAGAATCAGAGACAATATGGAAAAGAAATTATGGATATTGGATTATTAAAAAATATTCTCTCTTACCAAAAATATAA